GTCGTAAGCCAGTGCTACTGATGCAAGCAAACCTAATTGTGCTGGTGGATTATTGAGTTCTTTAAAAATTATCAATGCTTGCTGGTGGAAATCTACAGCTTGAGCAAATTTTTGTTGCTGGTTATAAATATCAGCTATCTGACTGATAGTTTCTAATTCTAATTCTCGCTGTTTGAGTTCTCGGAAAATTTTTAAAGCTTGCTGATATGATGCTAAAGCTTTATCATACTGTTGCTGTTTACTGTAAATTGATGCAATATTAAGAAATATTTGGGCTGCTTCAGCAGGATTTTTTTGTTTTTGATAAATAGCTAATGCTTTCTGAGCTATTTCTAAAGATTGCTGACTGTATTCACTTGCTTTTTTAGGATTTTTTAACTGATTATAAGCATCTGCAATATAAGCAAGAAGTTTCATTTCTTCCAATACATTACCGCTTTGTCTAGCGAGTACAATTACTGGTTGCATATACTCTATTTGTTTATCAAGTTGTCTTAAAAAAATATGCACAGTTCCTGCTGACATTAGTGCAATACTTTCAGCTTTAGGATTATTTACCTGACGACTAAGTTGTAACGCTTGATTTAGCATCCCAAAACTTTGATCAATGTTACCTAATGCATAGTGACTTAAACCCAATAAAGCAATTATTTCTGGTTCATTAAAACTATCTTTTACTTGTTGTCTAATAGAGAGCGATCGCTGTAAAACTTCTACAGCCTGAGAAAAATAACCTTGGTTTATATAAACTGTACCAATATTACTTAAACTACCTGCCTCACCTTTTACATCTTTAATTTCTTGCCAAATAATCAAAGCTTTTTGAAAATTATCTAATGCTTTTGAATATTTTTTAAATCCACTGTAGGCATTACCAATATTATCTAAAGCTGCTGCTTCTTGTGAACGATTATTTAATTTTTGAGCAATAGTCAATGCTTCTTGAGAAAATTTTAAAGCCTGTGTTGGCTCACTCAATAAACTATAAACTTCACCCAGATAATTGAGAACGATAGTAGTTACAGCAGCATCATTTTCTTGCCGTCTTTGCAATAACACTTGTTGAAAGGTTTTTTCTGCCTCTCTGAGTTTATATTCGCGTAGCTGCGTGATTCCTTGTAAGGATTCAGGTCTAAAATTGAGGAACTAGAGAAGGGCGAGACTGAGAATTAATAGAGTCAGCAATTAGTGCTTGTACAAAAAAATCAATAACAGACAGACTTTGACGACGACAGGTTTGAACCACCGTCAACAAATTGGCAGTATGTTGAAACCGCTCCATCGAACGGGAACCACCACTAACTTTACGTTTTGTCACAGCCAAACGCAGCGATCGCTCGGCTTGATTGTTATCAGGAGGAACTTCAGGGTTGTCAAGGAAATACCACCATTGGGAGGCTTTATCGCGCAAGGAACGTAAAAGGTTTCCTGCTGTAGCTCCGGCTAAGTTAATCCAGTCATCAAGTGTTTGTTGCAATTTAGATTTGAATTGATTGACCCAATCGTTATAACTGGCGCAGTCAAGAGTCTCAAACCATTGGGCATAATTTCCAAAAGCTTCATCAATTAAATCCACAAATGCTTCACCAATAGCTTGGTTGTGAAGACCTGGAAGTTGAATTAGTTTTTTGAAGTGACGGCGTAGATGAGCCAAACATTTCTGCTGCTCAGGCACCGCATAGCCATTGTAAACACTAAAATCATCGCTGCTGATTACCCCTGTATATTTAGCCCCTAAAATGGCTTCTAGTTCTGCTCTGGAACGAGTGTCAGCAGCAGTAAACAGGCAAAACTCAGAATTGGCAACTACCCACAACCATTCTTTAACTCCCTTGACAGACCAAGGTGTTTCATCCACATGAATGTTAGGTTGTGTCTGTTTTACCCAATTACTTAACTCAGTAATGCTTGGTTGAATCGCTGTTTGAATTCGTTCATTTGTGGTGACTAAAGTTCCCAGCCCAATTTCAATTTGACCTAACTCCCACAACATTTCTTGCTGTTTTTCATAGGGCATATGTGCATAATTATTTGCCCATCCTAAAAATGCCTGTAAAGAAATCCCTAAATCCTGTCCTGGGATGATATCTTGTGACCAGGAGGCTGTTTGTATATTGCCACAGTACTCACACTGGCACGTATGGCGTTGATACTCAACTATTTCAATGGGACGCTCCACTAGTTGCGCTACAGACTGTTTTTCTACTTTTACTGCCACAGCCGCAAACGCTTTTTGACCACAACAGACACAATCACTTGGACGTAAGATTTCACAACGATCTACTCTACCAAAACCCTTACGGGTCTTACCTTGATGCCCTGGTTGCCCACCTGGCTTTCTTTTGGGATGATTTGATTCTTCTTGCGGTGCTGCTTTTTTGTTTTCACTCTTTTTGAGGATGTCCCCTGATGGCGGCTTAGATGAGGTTTTGCTGTCTAAATCTCTGCTGACTTTTAAACGTTCTATTTCTTGCTGTAGTTCTAATACTGTTTTCTGTAATTCACCTATTACCTTGCTCTGCTCAATGATTATCTCTACCAGTTCTTGTTTCGATAACTGGTTCAAGCTTTCCCGGTCTAAATCTTGAGGCAGGTTTTGGTTCATATCTGTGATACTCCTCCTCAAGCGATCCCTTTGTCAATACTCTGCCACCTGAATCCTTACGATTCCTTCTTGTAATAATTTATCTGTAGATGTTGCTTGAGAAGTTGGAGCAGGTGAGTTCTGAGCAATAATTTCTTGCTGAGATTTAAGTGCAGTAGCTGCTGGTATACCACTTAATAATCCGGCAATAGTAATGATTGCTCCTAACCTCAATATTGCGAGATTAAATTGATTACCTGTTGAGATTAATTTTGGTGTAATATCTGTTTTCATCTTTACATTTCCTAAGTTTAAATAAAGTCCATTGGCACAACGCAAGCATTTATCGCTCTATTTTGTGAGCATCAATCATAGCCCAGGCAATTATGATTAAATTTATTGCGACTCCCCAATAAGAGTAAAAGCAGCCCATTGAGATGGACTCGCATATTTTTTCTTAGCAGCAAGTATGGCATTTCTTAACGCAGTGGCTTTGTCAAGTTTCTGTTGCAAATTTTGATAAAATTCAGTCATCAAAAAAGCAGTTGAACCATCATCTACAGCCCATAAAGAGACAATTACACTGGGTGTACCAGCACTAATTAAAGAACGAGATAAGCCAATAACCCCATCACCAGTTATTCGACCTCTACCTGTGTCGCAAGCACTGAGAACAACCAAATCAGCGTTAATTTTTAGATCGAGAATTTCTTCTGCTGTCAGTAGTCCATCGTCCTTTTTATCTTCCTTGCTTAGAGGTGATGAGAGGGAATTAGAATTTTCTGGTGTGAGAGTGAGCAGTCTTTGGGAAGGAGCTAATGCGATCGCACTATCCAATCCTCGAATATCATCAAATAAGCCGTGGGTGGCAAAATGAATAATTCCCGCTTGGGGTAAGCGTTGCACAATCGCTGCTTCTGTTGCGTTATTACCAATCAAAGCTTGGGTGTTAAATAAAGATGCGATCACTTTTGCTTCCTTCTCAGCGCCAGGCAAGGAAGTTAATTGTTGCGGTTTATCCCCAATTTTTAAGGCAACCTTCGGCATAGTAGCCCTGTTTTGTCACTCTGGCAGTAGTATAATAAGGTAAAAATGCTAGAACCAAGACACAGAGCATGGTACAGCCCCGTCCAGCCGCACCAACAGTCAAATTTGTGGACGAATATTGCCAGTGGTATAAAAGTCTGTTTCCAGATGTTAGGAGTTTCGAGGCTTTTAAATATCTCCATGTAGGCTGCATTTCTGATCTAAAACGTAAAACATTGCCAGAAATAGCAAAAATCGTAGGATTAGATAACCAGCAAGGGTTGCATCATTTTCTAACTACATCACCTTGGGATATAGAAAAGTTAAGAACCTTAAGGTTAGAGTTAATTTTACAAGTGCTAAAAGGTAGACCAATCATTTTAATTATTGATGAGACAGGGGATAAAAAGAAAGGGAGCAAGACAGATTATGTGAAACGGCAGTATATAGGAAATTTGGGAAAAACAGATAATGGAATTGTGGCAGTGACAGTATATGGTGTTTTCTGTGGGATGACATTTCCATTACTGTTTGAAGTGTATAAACCCAGGGAAAGATTACAGGCAGGAGATAAGTACCGCACTAAACCAGAAATAGCAGCAATACTGATAAAAAAGCTACAATCAATGGGTTTTAAATTCAACTTAGTACTTGCAGATAGCTTATATGGAGAGAGTGGTAAGAATTTCATATCTGTATTAGATGAACTAAACTTGAACTATATAGTAGCGATTCGGTCAAATCATTATGTAGAAATACTTCCACGACAACATATTCAATATTTAAAGTGGCAGAAGTTTCAAAGGGTATTCTCTGACTTGAGTCGGGAAAATCGATTTATTAGAGAAATTATTCCGGGAAAACGTGGAGAACTTAGATATTGGCAAATTACTACAGATCCAGAAAATTTGCCTGATAACACTACTTGGTATGTGATGAGTAAATATCCAGACATTACGCCAAGAGAAGTTGGAAATTTTTACGGTTTAAGAACTTGGGTCGAGTACGGGTTAAAACAAAGTAAGAATGAATTAGGTTGGTCAGATTTTCGCCTGACTCACTACCCAGATATTGAGCGATGGTGGGAAATTATTTGCAGTGCTTATTTAATGGTTAGTCTGCATTCGGAGCAACTGTTTCAGTCTCCATCACAACGAGAGTCAAAATTTGTTTCACATCCTTGGTGGGATAATGGAAATGGCTGGAAGAACATTCTTAACAATCTTCGTTTGATTATTCAACCTTTTACTTTATTTAATCTGATATATCCCTGGTTAACGGTTTTTCCTATTCCTCAATTAGCTTTGGGTTTTTTTAAACTTCAATCTATTATTTATAGCCTCACCAGTTCAATTTTTATATCCCTGATTCACCCTGATTTCTACTTTTCCTCTGCCTAGAGTGACAAAAGAGGGATAATTCGCGCTTGGGGCATTTTCTCTACAATTGCCGTTTCTGTTGCAGCATCACCTATGAGTGGTTGAGTTTGAAACATCTCTGCAATGTTTTTGGCTTCTTCTTCTGCACCTGGTAATCGTGCTGGTTTACAGTTATCCCTTGCTGGATTGAGGGGTGTTTTTGGTGCAGTGGGGTTTCCTACTATT
This sequence is a window from Tolypothrix sp. PCC 7712. Protein-coding genes within it:
- a CDS encoding tetratricopeptide repeat protein codes for the protein MLLQRRQENDAAVTTIVLNYLGEVYSLLSEPTQALKFSQEALTIAQKLNNRSQEAAALDNIGNAYSGFKKYSKALDNFQKALIIWQEIKDVKGEAGSLSNIGTVYINQGYFSQAVEVLQRSLSIRQQVKDSFNEPEIIALLGLSHYALGNIDQSFGMLNQALQLSRQVNNPKAESIALMSAGTVHIFLRQLDKQIEYMQPVIVLARQSGNVLEEMKLLAYIADAYNQLKNPKKASEYSQQSLEIAQKALAIYQKQKNPAEAAQIFLNIASIYSKQQQYDKALASYQQALKIFRELKQRELELETISQIADIYNQQQKFAQAVDFHQQALIIFKELNNPPAQLGLLASVALAYDNLQQYPKAIDYYQQGLSIAQVNKLPLYEGIILYGTCNLYYDWKKYKEASDSCEQALAIFEKIKRPEEELINLIGYIGLLYESQQNYSQAESYYQQVLKRQQVLYGSESIEIVKNIKTLAPSSPIFLEVRRKTTQE
- a CDS encoding IS701 family transposase: MVQPRPAAPTVKFVDEYCQWYKSLFPDVRSFEAFKYLHVGCISDLKRKTLPEIAKIVGLDNQQGLHHFLTTSPWDIEKLRTLRLELILQVLKGRPIILIIDETGDKKKGSKTDYVKRQYIGNLGKTDNGIVAVTVYGVFCGMTFPLLFEVYKPRERLQAGDKYRTKPEIAAILIKKLQSMGFKFNLVLADSLYGESGKNFISVLDELNLNYIVAIRSNHYVEILPRQHIQYLKWQKFQRVFSDLSRENRFIREIIPGKRGELRYWQITTDPENLPDNTTWYVMSKYPDITPREVGNFYGLRTWVEYGLKQSKNELGWSDFRLTHYPDIERWWEIICSAYLMVSLHSEQLFQSPSQRESKFVSHPWWDNGNGWKNILNNLRLIIQPFTLFNLIYPWLTVFPIPQLALGFFKLQSIIYSLTSSIFISLIHPDFYFSSA
- the tnpC gene encoding IS66 family transposase — its product is MNQNLPQDLDRESLNQLSKQELVEIIIEQSKVIGELQKTVLELQQEIERLKVSRDLDSKTSSKPPSGDILKKSENKKAAPQEESNHPKRKPGGQPGHQGKTRKGFGRVDRCEILRPSDCVCCGQKAFAAVAVKVEKQSVAQLVERPIEIVEYQRHTCQCEYCGNIQTASWSQDIIPGQDLGISLQAFLGWANNYAHMPYEKQQEMLWELGQIEIGLGTLVTTNERIQTAIQPSITELSNWVKQTQPNIHVDETPWSVKGVKEWLWVVANSEFCLFTAADTRSRAELEAILGAKYTGVISSDDFSVYNGYAVPEQQKCLAHLRRHFKKLIQLPGLHNQAIGEAFVDLIDEAFGNYAQWFETLDCASYNDWVNQFKSKLQQTLDDWINLAGATAGNLLRSLRDKASQWWYFLDNPEVPPDNNQAERSLRLAVTKRKVSGGSRSMERFQHTANLLTVVQTCRRQSLSVIDFFVQALIADSINSQSRPSLVPQF